In the genome of Nicoliella spurrieriana, the window GGTCACTAATCGCAATACTGCTTCTAAGCCCAGCACTACCGATCAGTTATTAACTGATATCAAGGGCATTTTGGAAAAAAGCCAGCCCAATGACGATCCAGCGAATGCTACCGCTGCCGATGCGGAAGACTCATCATCTGAGAATCCAAGTAATGGCTCAGCTGCTGATAAGTCTGCAGCAGCAAATCACGGAACTAAAAAGTAAGCATGGATTCGATAAAGGAAGGTTAAGTTGTGATAATTACTGCAGGAATGATTGGGGTGGGTAAAACCACCCTAACTGGTAAAATTGCCAAGCACTTTGGCAGCCGTCCGTATTACGAACCAGTCGGTGAAAATCCGGTGCTCCCGTTGTTCTACCGGGATCCAAAGCGCTATGGATTTCTGCTCCAAATTTTCTTTTTAAATAAGCGGTTCCAAATGATAAAGCGCGCGAAGCGCAATCCACATAACGTCTTGGACCGCTCAATTTATGAAGACCACCTGTTCACCCAGCAAAACCATCTGGATGGTAATATTTCGAATCAAGAACTTGCAATCTATGATGAATTATTAGCTAATATGTTGGGCGAGCTCCGTTCAATGCCCACTAACCATTCAGACTTAATGGTTTATTCATATGCGGACTTTGATACTGTACTTAGCCGGATCAAAAAACGAGGCCGTGAATATGAACAATGTGATAATGATCCACAGTTACAAAATTATTACTATCGATTATGGCAAGCATACCAAAAATGGTTTGCGGAATATGATGAAACTCCCAAAATCAAAATTGATTTACAAACGTACGATTTAGCGAATCCCAACAACGTTCCAATCGTGTTGGGGCAAATTGATGATGCGGTGAGTCAATTTAACGTTTAATTTACCAAAAACAGGCCTTAGTTTAAAAACTAAGCCCTGTTTTTTTAATTATAATCAAAATAACTATTCATTTAACGTGGCTAATACCTTTCCATAAATGGCCATTGCCAACATTAAATCATCAATTGGTTGAAATTCATTTGCTTGGTGCATCGTATTCTTTGTCCATGGGAATAACGCCCCAAAGGCCACCCCACGTTCCATCAACCGGGCAAACGAACCACCACCCACTACGTGTGGCTTAGCGTCAGTTTCACCGGTTAAT includes:
- a CDS encoding deoxynucleoside kinase, with product MIGVGKTTLTGKIAKHFGSRPYYEPVGENPVLPLFYRDPKRYGFLLQIFFLNKRFQMIKRAKRNPHNVLDRSIYEDHLFTQQNHLDGNISNQELAIYDELLANMLGELRSMPTNHSDLMVYSYADFDTVLSRIKKRGREYEQCDNDPQLQNYYYRLWQAYQKWFAEYDETPKIKIDLQTYDLANPNNVPIVLGQIDDAVSQFNV